A genomic region of Ammospiza nelsoni isolate bAmmNel1 chromosome 3, bAmmNel1.pri, whole genome shotgun sequence contains the following coding sequences:
- the E2F6 gene encoding transcription factor E2F6 isoform X3 — protein MRAGAAPRRPAPGRGSEPRREGVCALRLLQRLAAGPRRHGQPRAVGEPAAAAAGRVACSSVCRQQMGGIPGQEAMNCPTFGMTKGRQEEGGTDQAPMIDLNVHKDTQLVKKTVDIKRPRFDASLVLLTRKFMALLRKAPDGVLDLNEVAKTLGVRKRRVYDITNVLDGIDLIQKRSKNHIQWIGNSLDQLIGRAPEPQNLKEELSDLSTMEEALDELIKNCAHQIFELIDDKENAKLAYVTYQDIRSIQAFQEQIVIAIKAPEETKLEIPVPKDDHIEVHVKSTKGPIDVYLCEVEKENPGAETCEDMDTVHI, from the exons ATGAgggcgggagcggccccgcgGCGCCCCGCGCCCGGCCGCGGCTCGGAGCCTCGGCGTGAGGGCGTCTGTGCGCTCCGCCTCCTCCAGCGCCTcgccgcggggccgcgccgACATGGCCAGCCCCGAGCAGTGGGAGAGCCTGCAGCCGCTGCAGCCGGACGCGTTGCGT GTAGCTcggtttgcaggcagcagatgggTGGGATCCCTGGACAAGAGGCCATGAACTGCCCAACCTTTGGGATGACAAAGGGCAGGCAGGAAGAAGGTGGCACTGACCAG GCACCAATGATTGACCTGAATGTGCACAAGGACACCCAGCTTGTGAAAA AAACTGTGGACATCAAAAGGCCTCGATTTGATGCATCCTTGGTGCTTTTGACACGAAAATTTATGGCTCTTCTCAGAAAAGCTCCAGACGGTGTCCTTGATTTAAATGAAGTAGCAAAAACACTAGGAGTACGAAAACGGAGAGTGTATGACATCACCAATGTGTTGGATGGCATCGACTTGATTCAGAAAAGATCTAAGAATCATATCCAGTGGAT AGGTAACAGTCTTGACCAACTTATTGGAAGAGCACCAGAGCCACAGAACCTTAAAGAGGAACTTTCTGACTTATCAACCATGGAAGAAGCTCTGGATGAATTAATCAAGAATTGTGCTCATCAGATATTTGAACTAATAGAtgacaaagaaaatgcaaa ACTAGCTTATGTGACGTACCAGGATATCCGAAGCATTCAGGCTTTTCAGGAACAGATTGTGATTGCAATCAAAGCTCCAGAGGAAACCAAATTGGAAATACCAGTTCCTAAAGAC GATCACATAGAAGTACATGTGAAGAGCACGAAAGGACCCATTGACGTGTATCTATGTGAGGTGGAAAAAGAGAATCCAGGTGCTGAAACTTGTGAAGATATGGATACTGTCCATATCTAG
- the E2F6 gene encoding transcription factor E2F6 isoform X1, which translates to MASPEQWESLQPLQPDALRVSEAPMIDLNVHKDTQLVKKTVDIKRPRFDASLVLLTRKFMALLRKAPDGVLDLNEVAKTLGVRKRRVYDITNVLDGIDLIQKRSKNHIQWIGNSLDQLIGRAPEPQNLKEELSDLSTMEEALDELIKNCAHQIFELIDDKENAKLAYVTYQDIRSIQAFQEQIVIAIKAPEETKLEIPVPKDDHIEVHVKSTKGPIDVYLCEVEKENPGAETCEDMDTVHI; encoded by the exons ATGGCCAGCCCCGAGCAGTGGGAGAGCCTGCAGCCGCTGCAGCCGGACGCGTTGCGTGTAAGTGAG GCACCAATGATTGACCTGAATGTGCACAAGGACACCCAGCTTGTGAAAA AAACTGTGGACATCAAAAGGCCTCGATTTGATGCATCCTTGGTGCTTTTGACACGAAAATTTATGGCTCTTCTCAGAAAAGCTCCAGACGGTGTCCTTGATTTAAATGAAGTAGCAAAAACACTAGGAGTACGAAAACGGAGAGTGTATGACATCACCAATGTGTTGGATGGCATCGACTTGATTCAGAAAAGATCTAAGAATCATATCCAGTGGAT AGGTAACAGTCTTGACCAACTTATTGGAAGAGCACCAGAGCCACAGAACCTTAAAGAGGAACTTTCTGACTTATCAACCATGGAAGAAGCTCTGGATGAATTAATCAAGAATTGTGCTCATCAGATATTTGAACTAATAGAtgacaaagaaaatgcaaa ACTAGCTTATGTGACGTACCAGGATATCCGAAGCATTCAGGCTTTTCAGGAACAGATTGTGATTGCAATCAAAGCTCCAGAGGAAACCAAATTGGAAATACCAGTTCCTAAAGAC GATCACATAGAAGTACATGTGAAGAGCACGAAAGGACCCATTGACGTGTATCTATGTGAGGTGGAAAAAGAGAATCCAGGTGCTGAAACTTGTGAAGATATGGATACTGTCCATATCTAG
- the E2F6 gene encoding transcription factor E2F6 isoform X2: protein MASPEQWESLQPLQPDALRAPMIDLNVHKDTQLVKKTVDIKRPRFDASLVLLTRKFMALLRKAPDGVLDLNEVAKTLGVRKRRVYDITNVLDGIDLIQKRSKNHIQWIGNSLDQLIGRAPEPQNLKEELSDLSTMEEALDELIKNCAHQIFELIDDKENAKLAYVTYQDIRSIQAFQEQIVIAIKAPEETKLEIPVPKDDHIEVHVKSTKGPIDVYLCEVEKENPGAETCEDMDTVHI from the exons ATGGCCAGCCCCGAGCAGTGGGAGAGCCTGCAGCCGCTGCAGCCGGACGCGTTGCGT GCACCAATGATTGACCTGAATGTGCACAAGGACACCCAGCTTGTGAAAA AAACTGTGGACATCAAAAGGCCTCGATTTGATGCATCCTTGGTGCTTTTGACACGAAAATTTATGGCTCTTCTCAGAAAAGCTCCAGACGGTGTCCTTGATTTAAATGAAGTAGCAAAAACACTAGGAGTACGAAAACGGAGAGTGTATGACATCACCAATGTGTTGGATGGCATCGACTTGATTCAGAAAAGATCTAAGAATCATATCCAGTGGAT AGGTAACAGTCTTGACCAACTTATTGGAAGAGCACCAGAGCCACAGAACCTTAAAGAGGAACTTTCTGACTTATCAACCATGGAAGAAGCTCTGGATGAATTAATCAAGAATTGTGCTCATCAGATATTTGAACTAATAGAtgacaaagaaaatgcaaa ACTAGCTTATGTGACGTACCAGGATATCCGAAGCATTCAGGCTTTTCAGGAACAGATTGTGATTGCAATCAAAGCTCCAGAGGAAACCAAATTGGAAATACCAGTTCCTAAAGAC GATCACATAGAAGTACATGTGAAGAGCACGAAAGGACCCATTGACGTGTATCTATGTGAGGTGGAAAAAGAGAATCCAGGTGCTGAAACTTGTGAAGATATGGATACTGTCCATATCTAG